The genomic interval cactccatttagtataatatgttacgtttcgtatggtgtGTATTAATTTCTGGCGGTCCAGcacccatttcatatgatatgttgcaaattacaattcgtattatgTTACGGATTAGAAAAATGTACAATGTTACAAATTTGCCAAACATACTATATGGTATGAATTTggaaaacgtatgatatgttacgtattCTAGATagatggctaacgttagctaggctaggggttaaggttagagttaagtttaggagttaggttaaagggttatcTAAAagtgttagggttagctaacatggtaAGTAGTTACAAAGTAACAAAAAAAGTAGTAGGTAGTTGAAAAGTTGCCTGTGATGAGATTCTAACTTTGGGTTGCTAAACGTTCACATTATACACCCACCCATCCAACTTTTTTGGGgggccttaagtaaccatctgtctgatgtaaccataccaaacgtaacatatcataataACTTTAGTGTGCCAGATTTACATTTTCTATGTTACGTCTAAGCTATGAAACCAGGTTGCTGGTTGAAACAACAATGTAACATGCATGTATTTGTAGGGAGATCGTATGTGGAATTTCGCTGTAGCTGTATTTCTGGTGGGGCTGTATGGCAATAGCCTCCTGCTCACAGCTGTGTACGGACTGGTGGTGGCAGGGTCAGTCCTGCTGCTCGGAGCCATTATCGGTGACTGGGTGGATAAAAACCCCAGACTCAAAGGTATGTAGCCATAAGTAGGCCTACTCTACAGTCAGTGTTTCTGAACAGAACTGAATACACAAAACATGAATAAGCAATATACAGTCTCAAAACATTAGTATATCGTTAATTTTGTTTTGGATTAGAACTTTTGGGGAATGTGTTGATTTAGATGGAAATTGGAATAATTCTCTATTCGAGACCATTAAAATAACTTGATGCGTCTTGGTGATTTCTTCAGAAATCAATTGTTTATGACCAACCCTACATCTCTAATGCTTGtcctctaatttgatagtggccCAGACTTCACTGGTTGTCCAGAACTGTGCCGTCATACTGTGTGGGATCCTCTTGATGGTGGTTTTCCAGTTCAAAGAACAGCTCTCAGAGTTATATAATGGATGGGTTCTGGTAAGGTTCCATTGTCTCAACTCTCTCATACTGTCATTTTAAACTTAGAATTGAATGGTTATTTGCAGCAGAAGCATTTACCCATTTGATAAGTACAACGTGACCTTCGTCTAATATGATCTGTAATTTAAAACAACCTTTACACATCAGTTCAGCCTCTGGACAGTAGCCTAGGCTACACATTGAATAATGTCTGAAAGCTTTCTTCACTATGCCTTTGAAATGAGCTACATCAGTATTTTACACTCAGACCTCGAGTTCACTCAATTACCTCCCATTTGAAACAGAAAGCCATGTCTTGCCTGAGTTGCGATCAAGAGAAAATTGTTTGATTCTTAAGATTACAAAGATTTGCCAGGAAACATGTTTGGCTTCTTGAAGGGGCTCGTTCTTTTGGTTGAATGTGTAGATCGGGTCCAAATGAGCAGATTTCATTTACATTGTTCAGCAAGACTTTGTCCCAAGGAAGAAATGCTGTGCCTTGttttttgttaataaaataagACTGTTGCAATAGCAAATTTTACAATCTGCTGGCTGCTACACTATCAGGATCATGAAAGTGTCTCTCACGTGGTGCATTGTGGGACAAATCGTGTTTTTGTGAAGGGGCCCTTGGTTTTTGAGAGAGGGGGTTGCTGTAAGTTCTCTGGTATGTGTGTTTCTGGAGATGGGGGAGAAACAGGAGATTGAGTGTCTTGTTCATGACTGTGTAGTCAGCGGGTTCTTCTAGGGCTGTCATGTGAAGTCTAGAAATGCTGCCTAACCAGTTGAGCCAATCCATCTGTATTCCTCTGGCCAGAACAGCTGCAACCATAATATACACAACAAAAAACAGCAGGCCTGTTTGTTTCACTCTTACACTGGCTGATAATATGCTAAGAGGTACAATAGTAGTTTTTTCTCGTTGTTGTCGTGTAAGTGTTAGCTATAGAGGTCGATCGATGattattttaatttaatataatacatatgggcttttggatgggtgttcttaaggtgattccacaggttggtggtatttttttatttagccgttgctgaccccaagcttacatctttatcacaaataagacaccttgctttccctggtgccaattccatgtaatagtcccacactggtgctctgcttttctctgccatctgtaaaacacacacacagctctgaagtgacaatgatactgaagagtctgcttaggagacaaatactctcaactgtttgaataaaaatagagtttaagttacctgtgatgaatgttgaaaTCAAAAACTGTCATTTCTATATATctattttaataatggacatggtaagaattgactaccaaagtgcgagtcataattcccatgacacctAGCAAAATCGGAAAAGCGTTTtcttcattcatttattccataggatatttttagattcacttaaaataatgtctgtgtttcgtgtaggcttacaccaCCTTGCCAATGTTATAACTGTAGACatccataggacaaggtaactgatcaatattggctaaatataaaGCGAAGATAATTTTTTTTGTAGAGTGGATTTATGAAAATACTTTGACAAACgttaccttatcctagtgagaattacacgggtatcaaaacgccgaggcggtttaagcctgcacgaaacacagaccttactcgaagtagatcaagacattcaagacatgaacggtaaaataacgaaggagcccctttcaagttcagccgcaagttattacaggaattataacgcgtcgactatttctctctaaaccatatacAGTACCTTTGACtattacaagcctgctgctgcctaccacccctcagtcagactgctctatcaaatcatagacttaactataataaacacacagaaatacgagccttaggtcaaatCCGTAAACTATtacctcgaaaacaaaacgtttattccgttctgtattttatctaacgggtggcatccatgagtctaaatatttgttacattgcacaaccttcaatgttatgtcataattacgtaaaattctggcaaattagttcgcaatgagccaggcggcctaaactgttgcatataccctgactctgcgtgcaatgaatgcaagagaagtgacaatttcacccggttaatattgcctgctaacctggatttcttttagctaaatatgcaggtttaaaaatatatacttgtgtattgattttaagaaaggcatcgaTGTTTATGGTTCAGTACACAATTGGAGCAATGgtcgttgattgattgttttttataagataagtttaatactagttagcaacttaccttggcttactgcattcgcgtaacaggcaggctcctcgtgaggcaggtggttagaacgttggactatttaactgcaagattgaatcccccgagctgacaaggtaaaaacctgtcattctgcccctgaacaggcagttaacccaccgttcctaggcagtcattgaaaataagaatgtgttcttaactgacttgcctagttaaataaagattaaataaaggtgtaaaaaataaataaataaataggcaaAATCgacgcccaaaaatacagatttccgattgttatgaaaacttgaaatcagccccaattactagaggtcgacctctagttcGAAACCATGCTGTATCACAtcctgccgtgattgggagtcccatagggtggcgcacaattggctcagcgttgtccgggtttggccggggtaggccgtcattgtaaataagaatttgttcttaaaacggacttgcctagttaaataaaatgttaaataaaaaaagagaaataTTGCATGTGTAGTCTTTTGATAATAGAAAGGAAGTTGTCTAGGCCatttactgtatgtctgttttagaTTACGGGGATATAATCTACATGCACGCAGCAGCTTCCACACTTTAACCTCTAGATGCTGTTTTCTATtggggtggcagtgtagcctagtggttagagcattggactagtaaccaaaaagttgcaagttcaaatccccgagctgacaaggtacaaaatctgtcgttctgcccttttatatctttatgtttgaagcctgaaatgtggcaaaaggtcgcaaagttcaagggggccgaatactttcgcaaggcactgtatataaaactAGCTTGTAGTTTTTATGCTCCACAGATGTGGAATATGTTGCAAGGGAGGCTTGAATGCCCTTTAGGGACTTTAGAGTAATAGTGGGGGATATTCTAAGtgaagagatatatatatatatatatatatatttattttattttttattatcatATTTTGTATTCaagtgtgtgttttgtattgtgCAGGGCTCATTTGAAAGAGACTTGGTCTCCATGACACCCTGTTAAAATAAAGatgaacacatttaaaaaaaaatttttttttttaaagtaaggtCACATGTTGAGGCCAAAAATATCACACTGGAAACTTTGTTCATGTTTTGATTTTTCAAAAGTATATTTATAAAGTTAACttgtatgttttgatttttacCTAAGCGATCAATAATGGTTTTGTTTTCATGGTTTTCAGACATGCTGCTATATCTTGGTCATCTCCATAGCCAACATTGCTAACTTGGCCAGTACTGCCATGTCCATTACCATCCAGagagactgggtggtggttgtggCTGGACAGGACAGCAGCAAGCTGGCAGGTCAGTCTCCTTGGGAAACCATCACCAATCGATTGGCCTCGTGACCGGGCATTTATCTCCTTGCAGTGGCGTGACTTTGAACCCAACCAAAGCAAATCACTAATTGTTATTTTATAACTTCCCCAGTTTCACCTTGGTTTACAAACGCTATCAAACAGATTAACACAGTAAAAATGCAACACTTCCGAACATCTAATCTCAAAGGAATTTTTTCACAAGCCATAAAGACCCACAGTTCACAAATAACCAGAGCTATGTGCTACAGTTTGCTTATCTGCACCATTGAAGTAAATTGACCTTCAGGAAATCTATAAAAATCCCTGTCATACGAATTTGCTTTTCCTGTGGATAATGGACAATAAAATAATTCTGCGCTTCTTCAATAGACATGAATGCCACTGTACGGATCATCGACCAGCTAACAAACATCCTGGCGCCTATGTTGGTGGGCCAGATCATGGCTTTCTGCTCCAACTTTATTGGCTGCGGCTTCATCGCCGGCTGGAACCTGTGCTCTATGTGCTTGGAGTACTGTCTGCTGTGGAAAGTCTACCAGAAAACTCCAGCACTGGCCATGAAGGCTGTCAAGAAAGAAGACTACCAGGAACTGAAACGACTGAACTCCCCAAAAGGTATGTTCTAGCCCTCCAGTTCTCTGAAACATCAATGAACATCACTGATAGATATGTCTCAACATCAGTGTTCTTGTGAAATATtgtaacaaaaaaatgtaaaccaAATAGAAatctgtttttgaaagaaagacTAAATGCTGAGATCTGGGCCCGTATCAACAAAGTGTCTCAGTGTAGGAGTGCTGagctaggatcagttttgccttatAGATCACAATGAATTAGTCTTAATTAAAGCTCAATATTAAATTAAAATCTCCCTACGATCATATCTAAGCCAATGTGACACCAATGTCTATGAAAATTTGCAAATCAACTTGGCAATACAAAACAACCCCCACCTCATCATAAGCAGTCCGGCCGTTACCGAGAATCACATAGCAGATAACAGGGTCGTTAGCATtaggaaaaaaaataaaaaaaattcaaaccatccccagagcatgatgctgccaccaccatgcttcactgtggggatggtattctcggggtgatgggaggtgttgggtttgcaccagacatagcgttttccttgatggccaaaaagtccCACATGCCTTtcggcgaacaccaaacgtgtttgcttatttctttctttaagcaatggctttttttctggccactcttccattaaGCCCAGCTGTGGAGCTTTTACCGCTCCTTCAgcgttatctttggtctctttgttgcctctctgattaatgccctccttgcctggtctgtgagttttggtgggtggccctctcttggcaggtttgttctggtgtcatattctttcaattttttaagaATGGATTTAACGGTGCCctatgggatgttcaaagtttcagatattttttaataacccaaccctgatctgtacttctccacaacgttgtccctgaccggtttggagagctcctttgtcttcatggtgccacttgcttggtgatgccccttgcttagtggtgttgcagacatcgcgtcaagtggtcacatgagttttgcttgcacaacagaatttggacagccattgttttcccctctcctactgtgagatGTTTGCGGTTAATATATTATCgattaaatattttaaaaacaacctgaggattgattataaaaaacatttgaaatgtttctgtggacataatggaaactatttggaattttcgcctgcgttgtcgtgactgctcttttctgaacataacgcgacaaacaaagaggtattttggatataaaaatcatctttatggaacaaacggaacatttgttgtgtaactgggagtctcgtgagtgaaaacatccgaagatcaaaggtaaacgattaattttgattgcttttctgattttcgtgaccgagctacctgatgctgagtgtacttaatgttttatcgtgcgatcgataaacttacacaaacgcttggattgctttctctgtaaagcatcatttcaaaatctgacacgacaggtggattaacaaaaggctaagctgtgttttcctatattgcacttgtgatttcataaatattactataaatatttatatttattgtATGTAGTGCTATTCAGCGGTATTTGATGACTCTTATCCCGTTAGGgggatgcagccataacaggttaaatGGAGTGTTTTCAACAAATCAACTGTTTTAAACTGTCTTTTTACAAAGCAAGATAAATAAAGGGTtagctctcctaacctgctataaAAAGTAACTTGTATCGAAGCGCCGTGTTTTTAGGGAGTGCTGTCCGTGGACGATGAAATCAAGGCCAGTGCAGACCGCACCAAAAAAATACGGTGTAGGTTCCCTTTGTGGGAAGTAGCCATCAACAAGTAAAAAAATTGGAGGGGGGTCTGGAAGGCTCTCCTTCAGTCATCCAATTTATTCAGTACTTTGAGAGTGACTTACAGGAACTGGTATGTGCTTATAATGTAAAGCAGCTGTCGATATTCACCCCCCTCCCTTTTTAAAAAGGGAGAATCCATGTGTTTTGCATAAATGCAAATAGACAATAGCCAGGGCCTGGTTTCCCGATATTGATGGAACTTAAGCTTAAGAGTGTTATAACAATCCATCGTTTCTATAAACGGCCAAAGAACTTGCAtgcgtttcccaaaacaccacgtAGGGAGAAGTGTTAGAGCATGTCAATATCCTAATAGGATCGAAAGAAAGGCTGTGCTGCTCTCGGATCAGCGTTCTCCATTCAAATCGTACCTTATAAATTAGGTACTGACAacagatcagctcctagagagaaATTATCATCTAAGGCTGCAAATAATTAGGCGGCTTATTCCAATGCTTAGGCTATGCACTAAATATTTAGGCTATGCACATGAATGACACATTGTGCACGTTAAGCCTGCAAATCCATGAAATTGAGACAAAAAGTAGACGACTTACAATTAGCAAAATATAATTAAATTGAACATGAAATTGATTTAAATATATAGGCCTATACTCTACTTACTTACTCTACTCATTTTAAGGCAGTCATGGATTATTTTATATGCTTTGCTGGTTTAtaacaattgcaaagacattggcaactttgtaCTGTAGTAAGCTTCGTTCAGAAGTTATTGTGGTCATAGAGATAGATAAACACATTGATTCTATGTTTAGCTGAGAATCTTGTGTGTATAAAGTGACACaagggcaacaaaaaaaaagcatCCAACAACCCAGTTAGCTGTTCAATGAGTGGTCAGAGGCCATCTGTAAATAAGTGTTTAAGTGCAATTTCAGTAACGATCGGAGACGATGCACCTACAAAGGTTCTGatgatgaacttagccttaagatgcttttgggaaaccgggcccttttttttaacctttatttaactaggcaagtcagttaatcacaaattcttattttcaatgtcagcctaggaacagtgggttaactgcctgttcgggggcagaacgacagatttgtaccttgtcagctcggggatttgaacttgcaaccttccggttactagtccaacgctctaccctgccgccctaaaTTGAgacacatttgatttgacattttaaGCGCAAATTAACCATGGGAAAAAGAtttaagtgagagaagtagggatTGGTCTGAAAGAAATTCATGAGCagcacaatgcctactccacccgtgctctaccaaggttttccagcccGCAGCTTTGACCTATTACAGTAGCTATGCTGCTCTATTGTACTTTAAATAATGCGTATGCAGGTTGCTTAAGATTCAAATGGACAGATCCTAGGTCAGCACTCCTGCTGAGACACTGTGGATACGGGCCTTGAACTGTGTACAGTTGTGTGGCCCAAAACTCATGTCTATCTGCTCTTCTTCCTGTGGTCTGCAGAGCTAGAGAACGGCCAGGGCCCAGTGGAGGGCTCCCAGCTCATGAACGAGACTGCTGTCGTCAAGGCCGACTCTCCCAGGAAGACTGGCTGCTGCTACCAGATGGCGGAGCCCCTGCGCACCATCCGCGATGGCTGGGTGGCCTACTACAACCAGTCCATCTTCTTCGCTGGCATGTCCCTGGCTTTCCTCTACATGACAGTGCTGGGCTTTGACTGCATTACCACAGGCTATGCCTACATGCAGGGCCTCAACGGCTCTGTGCTCAGCCTGCTGATGGGCGCCTCAGCCGTGTCGGGCATCTGTGGCACGGTGGCCTTTACCTGGGTTCGCAAGAGCTGTGGCCTGATCCGCACAGGCTTCATCTCGGGTGTGGTGCAGCTCTCCTGCCTAATGCTGTGCGTGGCGTCCGTCTTCGCACCGGGCAGCCCCTTTGACCTCAGTGTCTCGCCTTTCCAGGACATCTATAGCCACCTGACTGGGAAGAGCAGCGCCCTCCCGGAGGCCGCCTACCCGACTAGCGTGCTAACCATCGATGGTCAGGGTCTGCTGGTTAATAGTTCGACCGTGCCGCCCACCGAGGAACTGCCGCCTCTGCAGTCCTACATGTCAGTCAGCCTGCTGTTTTCTGG from Oncorhynchus kisutch isolate 150728-3 linkage group LG26, Okis_V2, whole genome shotgun sequence carries:
- the slc40a1 gene encoding solute carrier family 40 member 1; protein product: MDNAGPKKRYCESVQSFFTSPKFLIYLGHALSTWGDRMWNFAVAVFLVGLYGNSLLLTAVYGLVVAGSVLLLGAIIGDWVDKNPRLKVAQTSLVVQNCAVILCGILLMVVFQFKEQLSELYNGWVLTCCYILVISIANIANLASTAMSITIQRDWVVVVAGQDSSKLADMNATVRIIDQLTNILAPMLVGQIMAFCSNFIGCGFIAGWNLCSMCLEYCLLWKVYQKTPALAMKAVKKEDYQELKRLNSPKELENGQGPVEGSQLMNETAVVKADSPRKTGCCYQMAEPLRTIRDGWVAYYNQSIFFAGMSLAFLYMTVLGFDCITTGYAYMQGLNGSVLSLLMGASAVSGICGTVAFTWVRKSCGLIRTGFISGVVQLSCLMLCVASVFAPGSPFDLSVSPFQDIYSHLTGKSSALPEAAYPTSVLTIDGQGLLVNSSTVPPTEELPPLQSYMSVSLLFSGVIAARIGLWSFDLTVTQLIQENVIESERGLINGVQNSMNYLLDLLHFIMVILAPNPEAFGLLVILSVSFVAMGHIMYFRFAFKSLGRRLFLCCSPEQQTQALPGSPSLLPTTV